A section of the Entelurus aequoreus isolate RoL-2023_Sb linkage group LG21, RoL_Eaeq_v1.1, whole genome shotgun sequence genome encodes:
- the LOC133639117 gene encoding uncharacterized protein K02A2.6-like yields the protein MQGEVKDYVSQCSACNEYSHDQQRETMMSHALPTRPWQILSMDLFRQAGKDFLIIVDHYSDFWEIELLPDLSAETTVLRCKAQFARHGQPDRVITDCGSQFDCGTFRRFAKEWDFSHVMSSPRHPKSNGKAESAVKIVKNLCKKAASAGNDPWIAILQWRNTPTEGMLSSPAQRLMSRRLKTPLPVADTLLEPSVVTGVPEKLRAKHQTAKFWYDRSARDLPELCIGQDIRMKPLPGDRTGRWRRGVCLQQAGPRSYLVDVEGTFYRRNRVDLRPAEGEAIGRHPEQQSMQRSGPPEEQHSDPSDSTTGNMEDSDTNGQGARPLRRSGVHQPAGNATPVTEQRTASGRLVRVPVRLDL from the coding sequence ATGCAAGGTGAAGTCAAGGACTATGTGAGTCAGTGTTCAGCATGTAACGAATATTCACATGACCAACAGCGAGAAACAATGATGTCACATGCACTCCCGACGCGGCCATGGCAGATTCTCAGCATGGATCTATTCAGGCAAGCAGGCAAGGATTTTCTGATCATCGTTGACCATTACTCAGACTTCTGGGAGATAGAGCTGCTCCCAGACTTGTCAGCAGAGACCACAGTCCTGAGGTGCAAGGCCCAATTCGCACGACACGGACAGCCTGACCGGGTCATTACAGACTGTGGTTCTCAGTTTGACTGCGGGACATTCAGGAGGTTTGCAAAAGAATGGGACTTTAGCCATGTAATGTCTTCACCCAGGCACCCAAAGTCTAATGGAAAGGCTGAGTCGGCAGTAAAGATAGTGAAGAATCTGTGCAAGAAAGCAGCCAGCGCAGGCAATGACCCATGGATAGCCATCTTACAGTGGAGAAACACGCCCACGGAGGGCATGCTCAGCAGCCCAGCACAAAGACTGATGTCTCGGAGGCTGAAAACTCCGCTCCCGGTCGCCGACACGCTCTTGGAGCCGAGCGTAGTCACTGGGGTCCCGGAGAAGCTGCGGGCGAAACACCAGACAGCCAAGTTCTGGTATGACAGGTCGGCCAGAGACTTGCCCGAGCTGTGTATCGGCCAAGACATCAGGATGAAGCCACTACCTGGCGACAGGACGGGCAGGTGGAGGAGGGGCGTGTGCCTGCAACAGGCGGGCCCCAGATCATACCTGGTGGATGTCGAGGGGACGTTCTATCGACGGAATCGGGTGGATCTGCGGCCAGCTGAGGGGGAGGCGATCGGACGCCACCCTGAGCAACAAAGCATGCAGCGCAGCGGCCCGCCTGAGGAGCAACACAGCGATCCGTCTGACAGCACGACGGGCAATATGGAGGACAGTGACACAAACGGGCAGGGGGCCAGGCCGCTCAGGCGGAGTGGTGTGCACCAGCCCGCGGGCAACGCCACGCCCGTGACGGAGCAGAGGACGGCCAGTGGCAGGCTGGTGAGAGTGCCGGTCAGGTTGGACTTATAG